The sequence GTCGACGGCGTTGAACACCCCGATGCTCGGCACCAAACCGGCTTTCTTGAACCGATCGAGTTCAGGCGGGTATGCCGGATGTGAGCCGTTCGAGCGCTCGGTCGCTTCGAACCGACTCTCGTCTTCGTTCCACAGCGCGTGCGTTACGTGGCGGGCCGGATCGAAAGGCGCGAACAACAGCCCGGCACCGGCCGGTGGGTGCTCGGCCACCGCCCAGATGTGCTCGAGGCGACCGTCGTAGCCGGGATAGGCCAGCGGATCGACATCACGCGCCGCGGCGGCCAAGACGCTCCGCGAGATCTCGCCGTCGGACCAGGCCTGGCGGCCGTCGTCGAAGCGGGCGTGGTAGTGAACCACGGTGGCCCCGTGCTGAATGCACTCCACCACATCGCGAGCGGTCTCGTCAGCACCGTAGGGCACGTGCGGGTTCTCGTCCTTGCTGGCCTCCCCATTAACCCCGACTTCCAGGTACACCTTGCCGTCGTCGCGAAAACTCACTGCCTTCCGCCCTTTCTTCGCCGGTGTCCACAAGTGACGGACGCCGTCGCTCGGTTGCCGAAAAGTCGCTCTGGTCAATGCCTCCGGTGACGGTCTAGAGTTTACACAAGTATTACTTGTATAAATACCGGCCCTTGCCGGGGAGACGGCCTCATCAAGAACCAGAGGGTGCGTGGCAAAGGAGGAGCATCATGCGTGTTGTCGTGGACCTCGATCTGTGCGAGGGCAATGCGTTCTGCGTGAACATCGCGCCTGCCGTCTTCGAACTCAGCGATGACGAGTACTCCGTGGTGAAAGTCGACCCGATCCCCGTAGATCAGGAGGCACTCGTCACCAAGGCCATCGAAGCGTGCCCGCGCCAGGCGCTGTCACGCCGGGATTGACGCCATGCCACCTAGCAGCGCGCGGCCGCCCACATGTCGGTGCCGTGCACCGGCAGACCGTGCCCGGGTAGCAGATGCTCGACGGGCAGCGCCCGCAGGCGGTGCTCGCTGCGCGCCGCCGCGCCGCGATCCACGACCTCCGGAGTGAACCACGCCCGGGCCCGCGCACTGAGCACCGCGTCACCGGAGATCAGAGTCCGACTGTCGGCGTGCCAGAACGCGGCCGAGTCGTCGGTATGGCCCGGCACGTGCAGCACTTCCCAGCCGGTTGCGCCGGGCAGCGGCTGGCCGTCGGCCAACGGTTGGGCTCCGCTCAAGGCGTCCCCGACCATCCCCTTGCCTCCGCCGTATCCCGCGATGCGCTGGCCTTCGGCGAAGCCGCGCAACCCGGTCAGGTCCAGCGGCTGGCTGATCAGGGTGGGCCAGATCTTGGCGACCGCGCTGAGCGCCGGGGTGCGGGGCTTTCGGGTGCCGTCCAGATAGCTGAGCGTGACCTCGGGAAGATGCAGCGCCGCCCCGTGCTCGGCGGCCAACCGCGGCGCCCCGGAGACATGGTCGCTGTGACCGTGGGTGGCCACCACCGCGGCGACGGTGCCGCGGTGGACGGACAGCACGCCTGCGATGTCGTCGGCGCTGCCGGGCATACCCGCGTCGACCACCACGTAGGACCCGTCGCCGCGGATCAGGTAGCAGTTGAAGATCCACCGGGAGAGACGGATGACCCCGATGTCGTCGAGCGGCTCAACCACCAGCGCCATCGAGCCTCCTTCGTCGTGCAGGTTTGAAGCCGTCGCCCCGCCAGGCATCCTCGCAGGCGCATCGCCCAACAGAAAAGAAACGGCCCCCGGAGTCTTCTCCGGGGGCCGTTCCACCTAGTAGCGGGGGCAGGATTCGAACCTACGACCTCTGGGTTATGAGCCCAGCGAGCTACCGAGCTGCTCCACCCCGCGTCGGTAAACGCAAGGTTACCCAAGGGGCGGTGCACGGCCAAATCGCGCGGTCAGCAAGGGCGGTGAATCAGCTAACGGCTGAATTCTGCGGCGTGCCAACGGCCCGCGAGCGTGCGCGAACTCGCGCTCGAGCCCGGCGTGTCGGCCTCAGACTCGCACGCTCGCCGCAGGCTAGTTCGTGGTTTGGTACTTCTCCACCGCGTCGTCGAGGCGCTGCAGCGCCTGACCGAACTCGCCGAAGTCGCCGCTTCGCTGTGCCTGACGCAACGCGTCCAGGGCAGTGTTGACCTCGTCCAGCGCAGCGGCTTTGGCCGCCGACAACTGCGTTGGCACGCCGGGTGATGCCGCTGCGGGCGGCGGTGTCTGCGCCTCTCCAGGCGCGCTGCCCCGCTGGTTGGCCGGCGGCGGCTGGGCGGCCGGCGGCTCCCCGTCGGTGGTCGTCGCGGCCGGTGGCGTACCGCCGGGCATCGGCGCAGGCCCGGTCGCGGTGGCGTCGGCGCCGGGCCCGAACAGCTCGGTGAGCGCGTCACGCACGGTGGGGCCGTAGCCGACCTTGTCGTTGTACATCATCGCCACCCGGATGAGCCGGGGATACGTCGATGCGGCGTCGCTGGTGCCCGGCGAGGCGTAAACCGGCGCGACGTAGAGCAACCCGCCCTGAACCAACGGCAGTGTGAGCAGGTTGCCCCACCGGATGCGGTTCTGGTTATCGCGTCCGATGACGCCGAGGTCCTGGCTCACCGCGGTGTCGGTGCTGATCGCGTTGAACGCCAGCTTGGGACCGTTGACCTGGCCGGGAACGGTGAGCACCGTGAGCTTGCCGTAGGTCTCCGGGTCGGAGCTGGCGCTGATGTAGGCGGCCAGGAAGTCACGACGGAACCGGTTCATCGCGGTCGTCAACTGGAACGACGCCGTGCTGTCGTTGGCCGCAAGGTCCCTGGCCACGATGTAGTAGGGCGGCTGGAAGCTGCTGGCGGTCGGGTTGGGGTCCAGCGGGACGTCCCAGAAATCCGACGTCGAGAAGAACGTCACCGGGTCGTCGACGTGGTACTTGGCCAGCAATGCGCGCTGCACCTTGAACAGGTCTTCCGGATAGCGCAGGTGCTCGCGCAGCTCGTCGGAGATCTCGCTCTTCGGCTTCACCGTGTCCGGGAAGACCTTCATCCACGCTTGCAGCACCGGATCCTGCTCGTCCTGGGCGTACAACGTCACGGTGCCGTCGTAGGCGTCGACCGTGGCCTTGACGGAGTTGCGGATGTAAGACACCTGCTTGTCGGGTGGCAACCGGTTGAAGGCAACCTCGTTGGAATCCGCGGTGGCGCTCGACAGCACCGTGGACTCCGAGTACGGATAGTTGTCCAGCGTGGTGTAGCCGTCCACGATCCATACCAGGCGCTTGTTCACGATCGCCGGATACACGGTGGTGTCGGTGGTCAGCCACGGGGCGACCGCCTCGACCCGGTCGGCGGGATCACGGTTGAACAAAATCTTGCTGTTCTCACCGATCACGTTGGAGAACAGGAAGTTCCGCTCGGCGAACTTGGCGGCGAACAGCGACCGGGCCAGCCAGTTGCCGACCGGGACACCGCCGCGGCCGGTGTAGGTGTAGTTCCGCGTCTCGGTGCTGGTCTCGAAGTCGTACTCCCTAGGTGGGCCGTTCTCCCCCACGATCGCGTAATCGGCCGGGGTGTTGGCGATCACCGGGCCGTAGTAGATCCGCGGCTGCTCCAGCGGCGCAGGACCCTGGTTGATGATGCCGTCCGGTCCGACCGCGTTGACGAGAAACTCCGGATAGCCGCCGTTCTGGTTGGGGTCGTTGGCGATGCCGCGCACGGTGTTGGCCGGTGACGCGATGAAGCCGTTGCCGTGGGTGTAGACGGAGTGGCGGTTGATCCAGTCGCGCTGGTTGTCGATCAGCCGGTCGGGGTTGAGCTCCCGGGCGGCCACCACGTAGTCACGCAGGTTGCCGTCGGGCCCGGTGTAGCGGTCCATCGCCAGCTGGTCGGGGAAGTAGTAGAAGTTCTTGCCCTGCTGGAACTGGGTGAACGCGGGGCTGACGATGGTGGGGTCCAACAGCCGAATATTGGATGTGGTGGCCCGGTCGGCGGCCACCTGCTGCGCCGTCGCCTGCGCGTCGCCGCTGTAGCTGCGGTAGGTGACCACTTCATCGGTCAACCCGTAGGCATCCCTGGTGGCTTCGATGCTGCGGCCGATGTACTCGCTTTCCTTCTGCGCCGCATTGGGTTTGACGCTGAACTGTTCGACGATCAAGGGCCAGCCGGCTCCGACGATCAGCGAGGACAACAGCAGAAGCACCACACCGATGGCCGGAATCCGCAAGTCGCGCAGCACGATCGCGGAGAACACCGCCGCGGCGCAGATCACCGCGATCGCCATCAGGATCAGCTTGGCGGGCAGCACCGCGTTGATGTCGGTGTAGCCGGCGCCGGTGAACGGTTTTCCGGTGCGGGTGTGGCTCAGCAGCTCGTAGCGGTCGAACCAGTACGCGATCGCTTTGAGCAGCATCAGGGTGCCGACCAGCGAGATCAGCTGGATACGGGCCGGGCGGCTGAGCGCACCGGTCCGGCCGGAGAGCCGGATGCCGCCGAACAGGTAGTGGCCCAACAGGTTGGCGATGAATGCCAGGAACGTCGCGACGAACAGGTAGTTCAGCACGAGCCGGTAGAACGGCAGGTCGAAGGCGTAGAAGCCCATGTCCATGCCGAACTGGGGGTCGGTGATCCCGAAGTCACCGCCGTGCAGGAACAGCTGTACGGTCTGCCACTGTCCGAGGGCGAACAGCCCGGCGAACAGCCCGATGATCGCGGGCACGCCGATGCCGACGAGCTTCAGCCGCGTCATCACCGCGGTGCGGTAACGCGCCACCGGGTCGTTGGGCCCCTCGGTCGGCACGAACACCGGTCTGCTGCGGTATGCCAGCGCCAGCCCGGCGAACACGATCGCCCCGATCAGCAGGGTCACCACCAGGAACAGGATGATCTGGGTGAACAACACCGTCGTGAACACCGAGCGGTAGCCGAGTTCGCCGAACCACAGCCAATCGACATAGGCATCGATCAGCCGCGGGCCGATCAGCAGCAGGAGCACGAAGGCCACCCCGACCGCAATGAGAATCCGGCTACGTCGTGTCAGCGCTGGCATTCTTGCCGCGGGCCGCATACCCACTCGTCAACTCCAGTCTTACCGATCTCTGACATCGCCACCCGACGTCAGCACAACTGTACGCAAGCGCCGTGCGCTCGGAATTCAACAGTGGGGACGTTCGCCGTCAGCGGAAAGCGCCTTCAAGGCGTCCACCGCCGTGGCGAGGGTGTCCACCCTGATCAGTTCCAGGCCGTCCTGGGGCGCGGACTTCGCCTCTTCGCAGTTGTCGGCGGGTACCAGGAAGACCGTCGCACCGGATTCCCGGGCGGCCAGCATCTTGTGCGTGATGCCGCCGATCGCTCCGACATGTCCGTCGCCGCTGATGGTGCCCGACCCCGCGACGAGCTCGCCGGCGCTGAGGTCGCCGGGGGTGAGTTTGTCCACGACCGCGAGGCTGAAGATCATCCCGGCCGACGGGCCACCGATATTGGCCAGGTTGAAGTCGACGGAAAACGGCGCCCATGGCGCGTCGAGCACCCCGATCCCGAGGTACCCCTGCTCGCCTTCGGGGTGCTCGCCCAGCGTGATGGTCGCGACGCCCGGCGGACCGTCCTTGCGGCGGTAGTCGAGCACAATCGTGTCGCCCGGCCTGGTCTGCTTGACCAGGGCCTGAAACTCTTCGAGGTTGGCCACCGGCTTGCCGTTGACCCCGTCGATCGCGTCACCGTCCTGCAGCTTGCCCGCCGAGGGACCGGGGTCGTTGACGTTTTCCACGGTGACCGCCATCGGGTAATCCATGTAAAGCAGCGCGGCGTACTCGGCGCTGCGCTCGGATCGGCGGAAGTCGGTGGTGTTGGCCTCGTTGATCTCTTCTCGCGTCTTGTCGGGCGGGTAGACCAAGTCGCGGGGCATCAGCTGTTCACGCCCCGACAGCCACAGCACCAGCGCCTGCCCCAGGGTGAGGCCGTCGCGCTGGGAGACGGTGGTCATGTTCAGGTGCCCCGACGTGGGATACACGTCGGCGCCTTCGATCTGGACGACCTCCTTTCCGTCGACCTCGCCGAGGGTGTTGAACGTCGGCCCCGGGCCAAGCGACACGAAAGGCACGACCACCACCGACACCAGCACCCCGAAGGCCAGGATCGGTACGAGGGCGACGAGCAACGTGAGAGTTCGCCTGTTCACGCCGCCCAATCTAAAGGTTGCGGGATGGGCGTCCTGGACCGCGACCCGGCTGCGAAACGGTGTTCGCTCTGCGCGTGACCTGCCTGACCACACAACGCGACGCCGGTGAGTACGGTTGAAGGTATGGCTGACCCGCCTTTTGGCTTCTCTGCCGGCGACGACCCGGAGCGCGACAAGCGCAAGAACGACCCGGACGCGGGCGGCGCTGGCGATCCGTTCGGGTTCGGCGGAGCGGAGTTCGACATGTCTCAGCTCGGCCAGATCTTCACCCGGCTCGGCGAGATGTTCAGCGGCGCGGGTGGCGCGATGGCCGGCGGCAAGACGTCCGGCCCGGTGAACTACGACCTGGCCCGCAAGCTGGCGTCGAGCCAGATCGGCTTCGTCGCACCGGTTCCCGAATCGACCAGCGCCGCGGTGCGCGATGCTGTGCACCTCGCCGAGACCTGGCTCGACGGCGCGACCGCGCTGCCCGCCGGCACCACCACCGCGGTGGCGTGGACACCCGCCGAGTGGGTCGACAACACCCTGGAGACCTGGAAGCGGCTGTGCGATCCGGTGGCCGAACAGATCTCCACCGTGTGGGCGTCGGCGTTGCCCGAGGAGGCCAGGAGCATGGCCGGCCCGCTGCTGGCGATGATGACCCAGATGGGCGGCATGGCGTTCGGTTCACAGCTGGGTCAGGCGCTGGGCACGTTGTCGCGAGAAGTGTTGACGTCCACCGACATCGGACTGCCCCTGGGGCCCAAGGGCGTCGCCGCGCTGATGCCTGACGCGATCGAGGCGCTCACCGAGGGTCTCGAACAGTCCCGCGGCGAGGTCATGACGTTCCTGGCCGCGCGGGAGGCCGCGCACCACCGGTTGTTCAGCCACGTGCCGTGGTTGTCCAGCCAGCTGCTCAACGCCGTCGAGGCGTTCGCCAGGGGCATGAAGATCGACATGACCGGCATCGAGGAACTCGCGCAGGGCTTCAACCCGGCGTCGCTGACCGATCCGACCCAGCTCGAACAGCTGCTCAACCAGGGCATCTTCGAGCCGAAGGCAACCCCGGAGCAGACCGCGGCGTTGACCCGGCTGGAAACGCTGCTGGCGCTGATCGAGGGCTGGGTGGAAACCGTCGTCACCGATGCGCTGGGCGAGCGGCTGCCCGGGACGGCGGCGCTCTCCGAGATGCTGCGCAGGCGCCGCGCCACCGGCGGTCCGGCCGAACAGACCTTCGCCACCCTGGTCGGGCTCCAGCTGCGGCCCCGCAAGCTGCGCGAGGCCGCGGCGCTGTGGCAGCGGCTGACCCAGGCTGTGGGCGCCGACGCCCGCGACGCGGTGTGGCAGCACCCCGACCTGTTGCCAACCGCCGAGGACCTCGACGAACCGGCCGGCTTCATCGACCGGATCATCGGCGGCGACACCAGCGGCATCGACAGCGCCATCGCAGAAGCGATCGCCGATCTGGAACGGGGCGAACCAGGCCCCGAGGAAGACGGCGACACGCCCTGAGCCTGTGAATAACCGCCGGGAGGATGCTCCCGGTCGTGGCAGAGTCGTCGCATGCGCTACGCGCTCAATCCGGCCACACCGGTACTGCTGCGTCCCGACGGGGTGGTGCAGGTGGGCTGGGATCCGCGCCGTGCGGTCGTCGTGCGGCCCCCGTCGGGAATGACCGCCACCGCGCTGGCCGATCTGCTTCGACGTCTGCAGTCGGGTGCCACGCTGGCCGAAATCCAGTGTCACGCCGACGACGCCGATCCCGCGCTGGTGGCCGAACTGGTCACGATGTTGGTCGACGCCGGGGTCGTCACCGCCACCGCACGACGGCGGGCTCGAGCGGCGTCGGTTCGCATTCACGGCAGCGGACCCCTTTCCGAGCTGCTCGCCACGGCGCTGCGCTGCTCGGGGGCCCGGGTCACCCGCAGCACGCGCAACAACGCCGGCGCGCCATCCGAGCACACCGACCTGGCGGTGCTGTCCGACTACCTCGTCGCCGACCCGAGGGTGGTGCATGATCTGCAGGCCGCCGGGGTCGCGCATCTGCCGGTGCGGGTGCGCGACGGCACCGGCCTGGTCGGGCCGCTGGTGATTCCCGGCGTCACAAGCTGTCTGCGCTGCGCGGACCTGCACCGCAGCGACCGCGACGCCGCTTGGCCTGCCGTCGCGGCGCAGTTGCGCGACACCGTCGGCACCGCCGATCGGGCGACCGTGCTGGCGACCGCGGCGCTGGCACTGAACCAGGTCGACCGCGTGATCCGCGCCGTCCGCGAGGAACGCAGCACCGACGAGCCGTTGCCGACACTGGACACCACGCTGGAGTTCGACGTCAACGTCGGCTCGGTGGTCGCGCGCCGCTGGTCACGGCACCCGAGCTGCCCATGTTGAAAACGTCTGTTGCCAACTCGTTGCCGTGCGGTCAGCTCCGTCAGGGATGATGGTCTGGTGAGTGAGATCAAACGGGGCCGCGCAGCGCGCAACGTCAAGCTGGCGAGCCTTCCCGTCGGCATGGCCGGCCGGGCCGCCCTGGGCTTCGGCAAACGGCTGACCGGTAAGTCGAAAGACGAGGTCAACGCCGAGCTGATGGATAAGGCCGCCCAGCAGCTGTTCACCGTCCTCGGTGAGCTCAAGGGCGGGGCGATGAAGGTGGGTCAGGCGCTGTCGGTGATGGAGGCCGCGATCCCCGAGCAGTACGGCAAGCCGTACCGCGAGGCGCTGACCAAGCTGCAGCGGGAAGCCCCGCCGCTGCCCGCTGCCAAGGTGCACCGGGTGCTCGATTCGCAGTTGGGCACGAAGTGGCGGGAGCGGTTCGCGTCGTTCGACGACAAGCCCGTGGCCTCGGCCAGCATCGGGCAGGTGCACCAGGCGGTGTGGTCAGATGGCCGCGAGGTCGCGGTCAAGATCCAGTACCCGGGTGCCGACGAGGCGCTGCGCGCCGACCTGAAGACGATGCAGCGCCTGGTGGGCGTGTTCAAACAACTCGCCCCCGGCGCCGACGTCGACAGTGTGGTCGACGAGCTCATCGAGCGCACCGAGATGGAGCTTGACTACCGGCTCGAGGCCGACAACCAGCGCGCCTTCGCCAAAGCCTATGAAGGCCATCCGCGCTTCGTGGTTCCCCGCATCGTCGCCAGCGCGCCCAAGGTCGTGATCCAGGAGTGGATCGAGGGCGTGCCGATGTCGGTGATCATCCGCGAGGGCACTCAGGAACAACGAGACCTGATGGGCACCAGGCTGTTCGAGTTGACGTATGACGCGCCTCGCCGGCTGGAGATGATGCACGGTGACACCCATCCCGGCAACTTCATGCTGCTACCCGACGACAAGATGGGGGTCATCGACTTCGGCGCCGTCGCACCGATGCCCGGCGGAATCCCGGTCGAGATCGGTTTGGCGACGCGGTATGCCCTGAACGACGACTACGACAATCTGCTGATCACCATGCAGAAGATCGGCTTCGTCCAGAAGGGCGAGCAGGTGTCCAAGCGCGAAATGGACGACATGATGCGCCAGTACGTCGAACCCCTCCAGGCCGAGGCGTTCCACTACAACCGCAAGTGGCTGCAACGGATCACCACCTCGAACATCCGGCCCGAACGCGCCGCCGGACAGCTCAAGGCCGCCCGGCAGATGGACATCCCCGCCAAGCTCGCAATCCCGATGCGGGTGATCGCGTCCAACGTCGCGATCGCGTGCCAGCTCGACGCCCATGTCCCGGCCAGAAGGCTTGCCACGGAACTTATTCCGGGTTTCGCCGACGAAGCCGCCTGATGCCGGGACGCCCGGCAGCGCGGGCGAGCGCATCGAAACTGCTGTGAGATCGCAATTTTCGCCGATATTACGATCTGCGCGCAGTCTCGACGGCCGCTGGGCGAGCCCGGCAGCGTCTACGCCGCTGCCGGGCTGTCCTCGGTGTTCTTGCGTGGCCGGCCACGCGGACGCTTGCGCGCGATGACGGTGCCGCGGTCGAAGATCTCGCCGCCCCACACGCCCCACGGTTCCTGACGTTCCAACGCCGCGGCCAGGCAGTCGGCACGGATCGGGCACTGTGCGCACAGCCCCTTGGCGCGTTCGAGGTCGACGGGGTTGTCGGCGAACCACAGGTCGGGATCGCCGACATGGCACGGCACCGCCAGCATCGTCTTCGTCCGGCATGTCAGGGTCGACATGTCTGTCCTCTGCTTCCTGGTCGAGGGTTTCGCATCTGTCTTCTGATGGATCCGTGACCAGGTGTTCGGTGTCTGCGCGATTTCCGAAATAAAACTGGCCACGGATCCGGTGACTGCGGTTCCGTGGCCTCTCGGCGAAATCGTGGGCTCTCCTAGATGGGGCCCCAATCCACGGAAGATGCAGTCGCGGCGGCGGCGGCGCGGCGCTTACGCGGCGTGTTGCCGGCTGCGGCGGCCGCCGCGGCGTGCGCGGGAATGGCGGGATGCGCCGTGGTGACGGCGGTCGGGAGGGTCCGCGACATGCCGATAACGCCCGCGGCACGGCCTACGCCGGTGAACGCGTTGATGCTCGCCATGATCTCGGCACCCTCCTCTCGCACGATGAAATACACAGCAGGTGTGTGATCTTGAGGCTAAGCGTAACAGCGTGATCGCACAAACGAATTTTTGACCAGCGGTTTTGGCACGATCTTTACGACGATTGGCGGCCCTTGACCAGTGCGAGGACGTCGGGTCCGTACTGCTCAAGCTTGCGCGCCCCGATGCCGGGAATCGCCACCAACGCCGCGTCGTCGGCGGGCAGTGTCTCGGCGATCGCGATCAACGTGTTGTCGGTGAACACCACATAGGCAGGCACATTCATCTCCTTGGAGACGCGTAACCGCCAGTCCTTGAGCCGCCCCAACAACTCCTCGTCGATGTCGGACGAACAGGTTTCGCAGCGCCGCAACATGATTGCGGGTGGGGTGGTCAGCACGCTGTTGCAGACACGGCAACGCGGCGTGGCGCCGCGGGGCCGCCGCGGGCGAGACGGGGCAGCATCGGACGACGACTGCGGCGCGATGCCGTTGAGAAACCGTGACGGCTTGCGGCTCTGCCGTCCGCCCGGGCTGCGCGCCAACGCCCAGCTGAGCGCCAGATGTATTCGGGCTCTGGTGATTCCGACGTAGAGGAGGCGGCGTTCCTCTTCGACCGGTTCGCTGTCGGGGCCGTGGGCCAGCGCATGTGAGATGGGCAGCGTTCCGTCGGCCAGCCCGACCAGGAACACCGCGTCCCATTCCAACCCCTTGGCGGCGTGCAGCGACGCCAACGTCACCCCTTGCACCACGGGTGGGTGCCGAGCATCGGCGCGCTGGCGCAGTTCGGCGAGCAGCGCACGCAGATCCAGCGACGGGCGCTGTGCGACCTCCTCGTCGACGAGTTCGGCCAACGCCGTCAGCGCCTCCCACCGCTCCCGCGCCTTGGTGCCCGCGGGCGGCTCGGTGCTGAGCCCGAGCGGTCCGAGCACCGCGCGGACGGCGTCGGGCAACGGGCCGTCATCGTCGGTACCGCGTTCGGCCGCGCGCTGCAGCGCCACCAACGCCTGCCGGATCTCCTGACGGCTGAAGAATCCCTCGCCGCCGCGGACCTGGAACGGAATTCCGGCCTCGGTCAGCGCTTCCTCGTACACATCCGACTGGGCGTTGATGCGGTACAGCACGGCGATCTCCGCCGGTTCGGTACCCGCGTCGATGAGTCGCTTGATCTTCTTGGCGACGCCGTTGGCCTCGGCGACCTCGTCGGAGTATTCGGCGAAGGTCGGGTTCGGGCCGGGGGCACGCTGGCCGACGAGATGCAGCTTGCTGCCGGCCATCCGGCCGCGGGCGCCGGCGATGACCCGGTTGGCCAGCGACACCACCTGCGGGGTGGAGCGATAGTCGCGCTCCAGCCGGACCACCGCCGCGTCGGGGAAGCGTCGCGAGAAGTCCAGCAGATACCGGGGTGTGGCGCCGGTGAAGGAATAGATGGTCTGGTTGGCGTCGCCGACGACGGTGAGGTCGTCACGATCGCCGAGCCACGCGTCGAGCACCCGCTGCTGCAGCGGCGTGACGTCCTGGTATTCGTCGACGACAAAGCAGCGATACCGGTCGCGGAACTCCTGTGCCACCGCGGCGTCGTTCTCGATCGCCGCGGCGGTGTGCAGCAGCAGGTCGTCGAAGTCAAGCAGCAGAACGTCGGCGCGGCGGGACTTGATGGTCTCGTAGCCGGCGTAGACGGTCGCGACCTTGTCCGCATCGAACGGGATGTCGCGACCCGCGGCGGCCACCGCCGCGGCGTAGCCCTCCGGGCTGATCAACGACCCCTTGGCCCACTCGATTTCGCCGGCGAGATCGCGTACGTCGTCGGTGCTGGTCTGCAGTCCGGCACGGTTGGCGGCCTGGGCCACGACCGAGAACTTGGTGTCGAGCAGTTGCCAGGGTGAGTTGCCCACCACCCGCGGCCAGAAGTAGGACAGCTGGCGTCGTGCCGCGGCGTGAAACGTCATCGCCTGCACCGATTCGGCAGAGACGCCGGCCCAGTCATTGCTCAAGGCACGCAACCGGGCGCGCATCTCCCCCGCGGCCCGCTGCGTGAACGTCACCGCCAGCACCTGCGAGGCGGCCACATGTCCGCCCGCGACGAGGTGCGCGATGCGCCGGGTGATGGTGCGGGTCTTGCCGGTGCCCGCGCCGGCCAGCACGCAGACCGGACCACGAGCGGCGAGCACCGCTTCGCGCTGCTCCTCATCGAGGTCGTCGACGATGCGCAACGAATCGACCTCCACCGACATGCGGTCCATCTTGACAGCAGCCGGTGACAAAACCCGGGACGGCGTCGGGCATGTTGGGCGCATCGGCTACGTTGAAGGCGTTATGAGCGCTGCTGAGAACCCCGTGATCATGTACACCACGTCGTGGTGTGGTTACTGCTTTCGGCTGAAGAAGGTGTTGCAGGCCGAGGGCATCGAGTTCACCGAGGTCGACATCGAGTCCGACCCCGAGTCGGCCGAGTTCGTGGCGTCGGTCAACGGGGGCAATCAGACCGTGCCGACACTGAAGTTCGCCGACGGGTCCACGCTGACCAACCCGAGCGCCAAGGACATCAGGGCCAAGCTGGCGAGCTAGCGCTTCCGGGCTTTTCGCCGCCGCTTTCCGCGCCGAGATCGACGAAATGGCGCGATCTACTCGCACTTTCCCGCCCGTTTGTCCCTTTGGGCGACAAAGACGAACTAGTCTTGCGCGGCCCAGGATTCGATGATCTCCCTGGCGATCGAGATCGAACCGGGCAGCAGCAGCCGCGAGGACGAGTCGCTGCTCCAGTCGCCCG comes from Mycolicibacterium pulveris and encodes:
- a CDS encoding zinc-dependent metalloprotease, with amino-acid sequence MADPPFGFSAGDDPERDKRKNDPDAGGAGDPFGFGGAEFDMSQLGQIFTRLGEMFSGAGGAMAGGKTSGPVNYDLARKLASSQIGFVAPVPESTSAAVRDAVHLAETWLDGATALPAGTTTAVAWTPAEWVDNTLETWKRLCDPVAEQISTVWASALPEEARSMAGPLLAMMTQMGGMAFGSQLGQALGTLSREVLTSTDIGLPLGPKGVAALMPDAIEALTEGLEQSRGEVMTFLAAREAAHHRLFSHVPWLSSQLLNAVEAFARGMKIDMTGIEELAQGFNPASLTDPTQLEQLLNQGIFEPKATPEQTAALTRLETLLALIEGWVETVVTDALGERLPGTAALSEMLRRRRATGGPAEQTFATLVGLQLRPRKLREAAALWQRLTQAVGADARDAVWQHPDLLPTAEDLDEPAGFIDRIIGGDTSGIDSAIAEAIADLERGEPGPEEDGDTP
- a CDS encoding MBL fold metallo-hydrolase, whose protein sequence is MALVVEPLDDIGVIRLSRWIFNCYLIRGDGSYVVVDAGMPGSADDIAGVLSVHRGTVAAVVATHGHSDHVSGAPRLAAEHGAALHLPEVTLSYLDGTRKPRTPALSAVAKIWPTLISQPLDLTGLRGFAEGQRIAGYGGGKGMVGDALSGAQPLADGQPLPGATGWEVLHVPGHTDDSAAFWHADSRTLISGDAVLSARARAWFTPEVVDRGAAARSEHRLRALPVEHLLPGHGLPVHGTDMWAAARC
- a CDS encoding UPF0182 family protein, whose translation is MGMRPAARMPALTRRSRILIAVGVAFVLLLLIGPRLIDAYVDWLWFGELGYRSVFTTVLFTQIILFLVVTLLIGAIVFAGLALAYRSRPVFVPTEGPNDPVARYRTAVMTRLKLVGIGVPAIIGLFAGLFALGQWQTVQLFLHGGDFGITDPQFGMDMGFYAFDLPFYRLVLNYLFVATFLAFIANLLGHYLFGGIRLSGRTGALSRPARIQLISLVGTLMLLKAIAYWFDRYELLSHTRTGKPFTGAGYTDINAVLPAKLILMAIAVICAAAVFSAIVLRDLRIPAIGVVLLLLSSLIVGAGWPLIVEQFSVKPNAAQKESEYIGRSIEATRDAYGLTDEVVTYRSYSGDAQATAQQVAADRATTSNIRLLDPTIVSPAFTQFQQGKNFYYFPDQLAMDRYTGPDGNLRDYVVAARELNPDRLIDNQRDWINRHSVYTHGNGFIASPANTVRGIANDPNQNGGYPEFLVNAVGPDGIINQGPAPLEQPRIYYGPVIANTPADYAIVGENGPPREYDFETSTETRNYTYTGRGGVPVGNWLARSLFAAKFAERNFLFSNVIGENSKILFNRDPADRVEAVAPWLTTDTTVYPAIVNKRLVWIVDGYTTLDNYPYSESTVLSSATADSNEVAFNRLPPDKQVSYIRNSVKATVDAYDGTVTLYAQDEQDPVLQAWMKVFPDTVKPKSEISDELREHLRYPEDLFKVQRALLAKYHVDDPVTFFSTSDFWDVPLDPNPTASSFQPPYYIVARDLAANDSTASFQLTTAMNRFRRDFLAAYISASSDPETYGKLTVLTVPGQVNGPKLAFNAISTDTAVSQDLGVIGRDNQNRIRWGNLLTLPLVQGGLLYVAPVYASPGTSDAASTYPRLIRVAMMYNDKVGYGPTVRDALTELFGPGADATATGPAPMPGGTPPAATTTDGEPPAAQPPPANQRGSAPGEAQTPPPAAASPGVPTQLSAAKAAALDEVNTALDALRQAQRSGDFGEFGQALQRLDDAVEKYQTTN
- a CDS encoding YlbL family protein, whose amino-acid sequence is MNRRTLTLLVALVPILAFGVLVSVVVVPFVSLGPGPTFNTLGEVDGKEVVQIEGADVYPTSGHLNMTTVSQRDGLTLGQALVLWLSGREQLMPRDLVYPPDKTREEINEANTTDFRRSERSAEYAALLYMDYPMAVTVENVNDPGPSAGKLQDGDAIDGVNGKPVANLEEFQALVKQTRPGDTIVLDYRRKDGPPGVATITLGEHPEGEQGYLGIGVLDAPWAPFSVDFNLANIGGPSAGMIFSLAVVDKLTPGDLSAGELVAGSGTISGDGHVGAIGGITHKMLAARESGATVFLVPADNCEEAKSAPQDGLELIRVDTLATAVDALKALSADGERPHC
- a CDS encoding cyclodehydratase, producing the protein MRYALNPATPVLLRPDGVVQVGWDPRRAVVVRPPSGMTATALADLLRRLQSGATLAEIQCHADDADPALVAELVTMLVDAGVVTATARRRARAASVRIHGSGPLSELLATALRCSGARVTRSTRNNAGAPSEHTDLAVLSDYLVADPRVVHDLQAAGVAHLPVRVRDGTGLVGPLVIPGVTSCLRCADLHRSDRDAAWPAVAAQLRDTVGTADRATVLATAALALNQVDRVIRAVREERSTDEPLPTLDTTLEFDVNVGSVVARRWSRHPSCPC
- a CDS encoding ferredoxin, with protein sequence MRVVVDLDLCEGNAFCVNIAPAVFELSDDEYSVVKVDPIPVDQEALVTKAIEACPRQALSRRD